DNA from Leucobacter aridicollis:
AGTCCGGGCCGCTCGCCGAACAGCAGAATCGACACAATCACCGTCAGCACCGGGCCGCTGCCGCGGGCTGTCGCGTAGACCGTACTGAGGTCCCCGGCGCGGTAGCCGCGCTGCAGCACGAGCATGTACAGCACGTGCAACACGCCCGACACGACGACGGCGAGCACGAACTCCCAGGCGCCGCTCGAACCGATACCGCCGGTGAACGGAATCGCCACCGACCACACCACCGCGCTGACGATGGCCCCCCAGAAGAGGAACGGCACACCAGAGCGGCTCGACCGTGCCGCGAGGATGTTCCAGGCGGCGTGCGCAACGGCTGCCGCGAGAACGAGTCCGAGGGCTGTGAGATTCATCGAGCGCTGACGCTACGCGTCAATTCGCTCGCGGTCGAGGTCATCGGCGTTCTCGATGATGAACTCCTTGCGCGGGGCAACGTCGTTGCCCATGAGCAGCTCAAACATCTGCGCGGCCGCGTGCGCGTCCTCGAGTCGGACGCGGCGGAGCGTGCGGTGGTCGCGGTCCATCGTGGTCTCCGCAAGCTGGTCCGCGTCCATCTCGCCGAGGCCCTTGTACCGCTGGATGGGCTCCTGATACTTCTTTCCGCGCTTGCGGAGGTCGGTGAGGAGCGTCTGCAGTTCCTTCTCGCTGTAGGTGTAGATCACGTCGTTTGGCTTGCGACCCGAGTGCTGCACGATGACCCGATGCAGCGGCGGCACGGCCGCGTACACCCGGCCAGCCTCGAGCATGGGGCGCATGTAGCGGAAGAAGAGCGTGAGCAGCAGCGTGCGGATGTGCGCGCCATCGACATCGGCGTCGCTCATGAGGATCACCTTGCCGTAGCGCGCGGCCTCGAGATCGAAATCTCGGCCCGACCCCGCGCCGATGACCTTGATAATCGCGCCGCACTCAGCGTTCGACAGCATCTCGGCGAGCGATGCCTTCTGCACGTTGAGGATCTTGCCACGGATCGGCAGAAGTGCCTGGTACTCGCTGTCGCGGGCTGGCTTCGCGGTGCCGAGCGCGCTGTCGCCCTCGACGATGAAGAGCTCGGAGTTCGCCACGTCTTTCGAGCGGCAGTCAATGAGCTTGGACGGCAGGGAGGAGCTCTCGAGCGTGCTCTTGCGGCGGGCGGTGTCGCGCTGCGCGCGCATCGCGATCCGAGACTTCATCTCGGACACCATCTTCTCGAGCAGCGTCGCGGTCTGGGCCTTGTCGTGCTTCTTCGGGGACTCGTACAGCTCGGTGAGCGCGCTCGTCACCGCGCGCGAGACGATCTGGCGGACCGCCGCCGTGCCGAGGACTTCCTTCGTCTGCCCCTCAAACTGCGGCTCCGGCACTCGAACGGTGACGACCGCGGTCAGCCCCGTCAAGATGTCGTCTTTGTCTGGCTTGTCAGAGCCGGCCTTCAGCTTGCGAGCGTTGGCTTCGATCTGCTTGCGGAAGAACTTCGTCAGCCCCTGCTCGAAACCGGCGAGGTGCGTCCCGCCCTTCGGCGTGGCGATGATATTCACGAAGCTCTGGATCTCGGTGTCGTACCCAGTGCCCCACCGCAGCGCGATGTCGACCTCGCACTCGCGCTCGACCTCCCGCGAGACCAGGTGCCCCGTCTCCTCGTCCATCACCGGGACGGTTTCCGTGAACTTGCCTGAGTCCTGCACTCGCCAGGTGTCGGTCACCGGGGCGTCGAGGGCGAGGAAGTTCACGAACTCGGAGATGCCGCCCTCGTAGTTGAAGGTATGCAGCGTCGGCGCGCCCGACTCGTCGAGGGACTCGGCGCGGTGGTCTTCAATCTCGATCGTCAGACCGGTCACGAGGAACGCGGTCTGACGCGCTCGCGCGACAAGCGAATCGACCTCGAAGCGCGCGGTCGGCAGGAAGATCTGCGGATCCGCCCAATACCGGACGCGAGTGCCGGTGACGCCCTTCTTCACCTTCCCGACGACGCGAAGCTCGGTGGCACGGTCGAACGGCGTGAAGGCGCTGTCCGGGCCCTCGCCGGCGAACTCGCCAGGTTCGCCGTGGCGGAACGACATTGCCCAGGTCTTGCCGTCGCGGTCGACCTCCACGTCGAGGCGAGACGACAGCGCATTCACCACGGACGCGCCAACGCCGTGCAGGCCGCCCGATGACGCGTACCCACCACCGCCGAACTTGCCGCCAGCGTGGAGCTTCGTGAAGACGAGTTCCACGCCGCTGAGGCCGCTTCGTGGCTCGACGTCCACTGGCACGCCGCGACCGTTGTCGGCGACAGTCACCGAGCCGTCGCCGTGCAGCGTGATCTTGATGTCCGCGCCATGACCGGCGAGTGCCTCGTCGACCGAGTTGTCAATGATCTCCCAGAGGCAGTGCATGAGGCCACGCGAATCGGTCGTGCCGATATACATGCCGGGACGCTTGCGAACTGCTTCAAGCCCCTCGAGGACGGTGAGGTGCCTGGCGGAGTAACTGGATTCAGCCACGTGAAAGAACCTGCTTTCTTGGAGACTCACCCACTGTAGAGCACGCCACCGACACTCGGGCTGATCGCCGACGGCGAGTGACGAAACCGCGGCCAATTCTCGCCGCCGCCGTACGCGTTGAGCGAAACAACCCCGGCAAACAGGGCGCTCCCGGCGTTTGGATGGTTGGATAGAGGTAATTGAACTACCGGGAGGTGGCCATGAGCACACTGGAACAGACCGCTGACGTAGCGGAGGTAACTGCGGCGGACCGTCCGCTCAGTGGACTTGATCGCTGCGATAGCTGCGGCGCACAGGCATACGTTCGCGTGACGCTGGGCGGCAGCGAGCTGCTCTTCTGCGCGCACCACGCGACGAAGCACGAAGCAAAGCTTCGCCCCATGGCCGAGGCCTGGCACGACGAAAGCCACAAGCTGAGCGCGTAGCGCTCAGCGCTAGAGAAGTGGGCCCCGGGAATGATTCCCGGGGCCCACTTTTCTGTGTGCGCGCCGTCGAGGCCGCGCAGCAACGACGAAAGGGTGCGGAGGAAACCTCCGCACCCTTTCGAACACGCCTCGCGATGTCTTAGTCGAGGTAGTCGCGCAGCTGCTGGCTCCGCGACGGGTGGCGAAGCTTCGCCATGGTCTTCGACTCGATCTGACGGATGCGTTCGCGAGTCACACCGAACGTGTCGCCGATCTGATCGAGGGTCTTCGGCATTCCATCGCCCAGACCAAAGCGCATCTTGATGACGCCAGCCTCGCGCTCCGAGAGCGAGTCAAGCAGCTGCTCGAGCTGCTGCTGGAGCATCGTGAAGCCGACCGCGTCGGCGGGCACGATTGCCTCGGTGTCCTCGATAAGGTCACCGAACTCGCTGTCGCCATCCTCACCGAGCGGGGTGTGGAGCGAGATCGGTTCACGACCGTACTTCTGCACCTCGATGACCTTCTCAGTGGTCATGTCGAGCTCGCGGCTCAGCTCCTCGGGCGTGGGCTCGCGCCCAAGATCCTGCAGCATCTGACGCTGCACACGAGCGAGCTTGTTGATGACCTCGACCATGTGCACAGGAATACGGATCGTGCGGGCCTGGTCTGCCATCGCGCGGGTGATCGCCTGGCGGATCCACCACGTCGCGTACGTGGAGAACTTGAAGCCCTTGGTGTAGTCGAACTTCTCGACCGCACGAATCAGGCCGAGGTTGCCCTCCTGGATCAGGTCCAGGAACTGCATGCCACGCCCGGTGTAGCGCTTCGCAAGCGAAACCACGAGGCGCAGGTTCGCGCCGAGGAGGTGGCTCTTCGCGCGCTGGCCGTCACGGGCCACCCACTTGAGCTCTCGCTCGAGCTTCTTCGGCAGGCCCTTCTCGGTGCCAAGCTTCTCCTCGGCGAACAGGCCAGCCTCGATGCGCATCGCAAGCTCGACCTCCTCCGCCGCGTTCAGCAGGGCGACCTTACCGATCTGCTTCAGGTAGTCCTTCACCGGATCGGCGGTGGCGCCGGGAATCGCGGTCGTGACCGTCGGCACGTCCTCCTCGTCGCCGGCCTTGAGCACGATGGCTCCGGTCGGGAGGGGCTCCTGGTGCTCGGCGGCCGGCTGCTCTTCCTCAGCCTGCTCGTCCGCTTCAGTCACTTCTGTCTCGTCGGGCGCGTCGATGATCTCATCGACCGCCTTCTTCGCGCGGGTGGCTGGCTTCTTAGCGGGAGCCTTCTTCGCCGCGGTCGTCTTCGCTGCCGACGCGGCCTTCTTTGCCGGAGCCTTCTTCGCGGGCGCTTCAGCCGCGTTCTGCTCTTCGCTCTCAGCCGCCTTCGCCGCGCGAGTCTTGGTCGTTGTCGCTGTTGCCACGCAACTTCCTCTCAGATCTCGTCGATGCGCGTCCAAAAAACTGCGCACACCATGAAAACCCATGTCAAGCCCGCGGTATTCCCGCGACGGTTGAATGGGTTCCTACCTCCTATTATTGCACGGCTGGGCCGTCATTGTTTTCAGGGCCCTGTTGGCGTTCCGCGAGGAACCGTTCGAGCTCGCTCGCGAGCTGGTCGGCGGTCGGCATCGTGCCCTCCTCGCCGAGCAGCGATGAGGACCTGTCGCCGTGCGCCTCGACGTACTGGTCAAAGCGCCGTTCGAGGTTGTCGAGCATGTCGCGCGACTCCTCGTTCTCGGAGATCTGGCGGTCCACCTGCTGCCGAAACTCGTGCGCGCGCTCTTTGGCCTCGTCCGTCGCGAACAACAGGCCGGTCGCCGCCATCACGTTGTCGAGTGCTGCCGTGAGAAGCTCCGGGTACTCATTGTTCGCGAGGTAATGCGGCACGAGGTGGGCAAAGCCCACAACCTCTTCGCCGACCCCGTGGAGCCTGTACTCGAGAAGATGCACGATGCTCGCAGGCAACCGGGTCGTCGGCTT
Protein-coding regions in this window:
- a CDS encoding RNA polymerase sigma factor; protein product: MATATTTKTRAAKAAESEEQNAAEAPAKKAPAKKAASAAKTTAAKKAPAKKPATRAKKAVDEIIDAPDETEVTEADEQAEEEQPAAEHQEPLPTGAIVLKAGDEEDVPTVTTAIPGATADPVKDYLKQIGKVALLNAAEEVELAMRIEAGLFAEEKLGTEKGLPKKLERELKWVARDGQRAKSHLLGANLRLVVSLAKRYTGRGMQFLDLIQEGNLGLIRAVEKFDYTKGFKFSTYATWWIRQAITRAMADQARTIRIPVHMVEVINKLARVQRQMLQDLGREPTPEELSRELDMTTEKVIEVQKYGREPISLHTPLGEDGDSEFGDLIEDTEAIVPADAVGFTMLQQQLEQLLDSLSEREAGVIKMRFGLGDGMPKTLDQIGDTFGVTRERIRQIESKTMAKLRHPSRSQQLRDYLD
- a CDS encoding DNA gyrase/topoisomerase IV subunit B; this encodes MAESSYSARHLTVLEGLEAVRKRPGMYIGTTDSRGLMHCLWEIIDNSVDEALAGHGADIKITLHGDGSVTVADNGRGVPVDVEPRSGLSGVELVFTKLHAGGKFGGGGYASSGGLHGVGASVVNALSSRLDVEVDRDGKTWAMSFRHGEPGEFAGEGPDSAFTPFDRATELRVVGKVKKGVTGTRVRYWADPQIFLPTARFEVDSLVARARQTAFLVTGLTIEIEDHRAESLDESGAPTLHTFNYEGGISEFVNFLALDAPVTDTWRVQDSGKFTETVPVMDEETGHLVSREVERECEVDIALRWGTGYDTEIQSFVNIIATPKGGTHLAGFEQGLTKFFRKQIEANARKLKAGSDKPDKDDILTGLTAVVTVRVPEPQFEGQTKEVLGTAAVRQIVSRAVTSALTELYESPKKHDKAQTATLLEKMVSEMKSRIAMRAQRDTARRKSTLESSSLPSKLIDCRSKDVANSELFIVEGDSALGTAKPARDSEYQALLPIRGKILNVQKASLAEMLSNAECGAIIKVIGAGSGRDFDLEAARYGKVILMSDADVDGAHIRTLLLTLFFRYMRPMLEAGRVYAAVPPLHRVIVQHSGRKPNDVIYTYSEKELQTLLTDLRKRGKKYQEPIQRYKGLGEMDADQLAETTMDRDHRTLRRVRLEDAHAAAQMFELLMGNDVAPRKEFIIENADDLDRERIDA
- a CDS encoding DUF7455 domain-containing protein, with amino-acid sequence MSTLEQTADVAEVTAADRPLSGLDRCDSCGAQAYVRVTLGGSELLFCAHHATKHEAKLRPMAEAWHDESHKLSA